atcacaaaacgccagacttctggtagttcccaaaataacaaaatctacaaaagggggtagggagttttcatatttagctccaaagctttggaatagccttccagacaatgtttggggctcagacacagtttcccaattATTTAAGttgactcaagacgcatctctttaatctggcatacgcataactcatcccataacctcatactccactacacctatcctgaatggcaactacgtcaattctttccacctgttctttatctttctacccatcccgaggcatctggagattgtgccagcttcagtagacaaaggccaaccctgcgaggatcctgaggcatccagagaaggaccagctccagctggattctgcttcatgatggtttggatctacgcatgctgctcctgtgctcccagtgaaccagaccccatctgccctctgcaccttgAATTGAATCGAATTGAATGTCTGAAACACCAGCCtcacaggaactcctttaacggctTGGAGCGAAGTCCGGATTGTTCCGGGAGTGTGGAAATAACTTCCAGCCGAGGTTCTGTAATGTgaaagtggtgtttgtgaatggtTGTGTTGATAGTTTGTGTTTTGCTGTCAACTTTTAAAGATCAGCCATTCCGCTTACTGAATGTTAATGGGAATTATTGGAGTGTGCCCTTAGGCTCCTTGGCTGGGTTTAATCACAGATAtacagttttctttaaaaaggtttgaccatttaaatgttttactgtggctaagactCTCATAAGTCTCTCATGAATCTCCTGTGCTTGTACAATCAGTTTTGTACCTTTAcccagtcccagtttgacttgaacatccgcCATATTTTTTTGGACCTGATATCTCATGTATGCAAAAAATACCTCATCAGCAATGCATACAGCGAACCAGTCTATATTTTGGAGAGATTTCAAATGAAACTCAGTCTAATGCATGTGTGCACAGCAGATGATGGAGCAATAAGACACCACATTGAAGCAAGAACATCGACAGCTGGTACTGGCAGAGAAACCCAACGCTTATTATAACCATGCACAGATTTACACCATGGTTTCAAGCCACTCGCTCAAATTGAAACTCCAGTCTATTACATTTATCATGCACTTCAGCCCTGCATGTAATAGCCCAGAACAACAGcgatgtatttattcatttgtcatGCAACATAGTAAAAACTATTCATGagcaaatgaatgaaaatgatggatggatgattccCTCCTAAGAATTCAAATCTGTtgtaaattaaagctgaaaaaatGCTAAGCGATGAGCTTGCTTATTATACTTACTCTCAGCTGAAAATGGGTATGCCCAGAGACAAACATAAAGGGTCCATCAGTCAGGATGAAGAGAAAGGGAGGCAGCAGGTTAGAATGAAGAAAGGTGTTTGAATCCCACATCAccaattttaacatttaagttATGGAAGGacacgtcttttttttttcttttttatccctGGTGCATTAAACTTTGTATAAGTTAATGCATGCATCCTGAGCCACTGTACGGTGCCTTGCTTAAGTATTCACCTTTAGTACATTTTGTAGTGTTAAAACCTATAACTTGACTTAACTCGGATTTtggggccttttttttttcattgtgctgtttaatttgtgtataactgatatatttttttttccaataatttTGCCATTTCATAATGTTTTAGGTTGTAACACAACAAAATGTGGCACTGTAGGTGCTCCCGGAACTCTAACATTGCTGGAAGTCATGAGACATTCAATCATCTAGAAATAATAAGTCAAAACCATTCAAAAGTATTAGTATAATCTTGAAAATATTTAACGTTACAGTGCCGTGAaaatcctgttttgtttttttgttgcatatttgtctcactgaaatgattgacatcattaaacaaattttaatatcacacaaaaataacctgggtaaatacaaaatgcagttttcaaatgatgatttcatttattaagggaacaAGGCTGttcaaacctacctggccctatgtcaAAAAGTAATTGCCACCTTACTAAGTCACTGTGTAATCACTGaataaactgtgattttttaaaatctgagttaaatttcacttgcctcACTCAGGCTtaattactgccagacctgttgaatcaaaagagcacttaaataaaacctgTCTAACAAAGTGAAGCAAGCCAAGGAATTTCAAGAATAGAGAAACAAAGTAGTTGACATGTATCAGGTTACACAAGCTATTCCTAAGGCTTAGGGACTCCAGCGATCCACAGTAAGAGccattatttacaaatggagaaaccttggaacagtggtgaaccttcccaggagtggcctgCTTACTGAAactccaagagcacaatgaCGACTCGCGCAGATGCtcaaaagaacccagaacaacatctaaaaaacTGCAGACCTTACTTGTGTTAGTTAAGGTCAGTGgttcaacaataagaaaagaAACGGTGCAAAAATTGCATCCAGAGTTCCAAGGTGAAAGCCACTTCTGactaaaaagaacacaaaggctcgtCTTATGTTTGCCAAAAAAATCTTGATTGACTTTCCAGCACATATTCTAGTCTGTGAGAAAAAAGTTGAActtgttacatctggcgtagaACTAACACACGTTTATGTTTCATAAAAACATCATAACGGTCACGGTCTAACTTGGTGGTGGTAGCATGATGGGCTGAGGCTGTTTTGCTGCCTTGCCATAATTGATTGAAACATGAATTTTGTGCTCCACCAGAAAATTCTAAAGGAGAGCATCCAGGCATCAGTTCTTGACCTTAAGGTCAAGCGCACTTGAGTTATGCAGAACAATTATCTGAAACACTCCAAATCCACCACTGGATGGCTGAAAAGATCCAAAAGTTTGGTTCTCTCAAATGGCCTAGTCAAACTCCAGACTTTAAACAGGCCATTCATGCCTAAAAACCCtgtgtggctgaattaaaacagttctgcaaagaaaaaggaagacagAATTCCACCACAGCGATGTGGAAAACTTATCGTCAGTTATTTATTGCGCAAATGCTTTATTGCAGTTGTTGTCGGCAAGAGTGACTCAAGACTTATTAGGTTTatggggggcaattactttttcacatggggccaggtaggtttggacagcttttttttatcttaataaataaaatcattatttaaaaattttattttgtatttacccGCAATATCTTAAAATTAGTTTGGtcatctgaatcatttaagtgtgacataaaaaatatatataatcagaAAGCCACAACTACTTTCTCACGACATTGTACATGCAGGGAGCTTCATGGGGTGATGATGAAGACATACTATCACACACTCAAATTATCACATAAATGATTATACCACATATGCATTGATCATGAAAACAAAGACTTTGTAAAAAGGGCCGTCTAAATTAGTTAGCTCATCAATGGCATCGCATTCATGTATCTGCTCACCCCCATTATGGACTCTACCAATGTcaagtttaataataaaagaaactaaCATTATTGTATTTTGGATAGAGCCCATTACAGGTAAATGGTGAACAATAAACAAAGGGAAGATACACACCAACTCTACTTGGTTCAAATCCTGTCCATCTTTATCCAATATTCTTATTATACAATTCAGTACATGCTCAAATAGGCATTCCTCAATAATTCCCCCAGATACTTACGCTGTCCCTCCTCTGAGGTAGTAAATGTGCCAAtcatgagagaaagagagcaggaAGAAAGGgcaaaggaaaaacaaatgtaaagcaTAGAACCAGGTTAACCAAGATCTGCAGAGTATGGTATCTAGTCCCCCTTGAGACATcgattatcatttatttatcataagcAGTTATTGCTTGTGTCAGGGTGTCTGGGTACAAAGCAAGTATACACCCTAAATGGGATGTGAGTTCGGCAAAGGACAACATCCACACACATGGACAACCTTCACGCTTTTTGGTGTACagaagctatttaaaaaaaaatctaagctcaGGATAGAACCTGGACTTATCATAATATAAAtcaattagccataacattacaagaCTAAGTTtatgcccaatattgtgtaggttccacTTGTGCCACATGGGCAGCTCTAGCCACTTGGTGcaggactccacaagacctttgGGGGTGTGATTCTGGGGGTCTTTGGCACCAGGAGGTTAGCAGCGGATCCTTGAGTTGCGGGTTAGAGCTTCCAAGGATCAGATTTGTTTGGCCTGTGCATTCCATGGGTGCTCTGCCATGGGCATCCTGCCACCTGGGCCATGTGCAAGGAGTGTTCTGGTGCATTTCTATTGACTTCTTTTGTTTTGCATTGGTTTTATTATGGAattggaccagacaggctggccttggtccaggtggacatgggtgagccttgaCTGCTCATGATCTTGACACCTGTTTACTAGTCTATAATTGCTAATCAATTTTAatgaggcggcacggtggcttaatggttagcactgtccccttgcacctcctgggtctgTGTTCGAATCCAGGCCAGGCTCGAATcccgtgcatggagtttgcatgctcttcccatacttggtgggtttcctctgggcactcagatttcctcccacaatccaaagacgtgcagattaggctaattggcattctcaaattgtctgtagtgtgtgaatgagtgagtgtgtgtgccctgcaatggattggcaccctgtccaggctgtacccctcttcatgccctaagcctcctgggataggctctattctgtgaccctgaacacagaataaagcggtatagatgatgaatgagtgagtgttaatgttatggctgaatgATGTACGGTTATTTACACTGTAGTCCATGGGAGGTTTGTCTAGTGGAGTTCCATGAATGCCAAGCCACTCCAGCTGGTGTGTCTCTATTTTTCACTCCTACAAAACAACCTTGGTGACATCAGTGAACTTGTCAAGCAGCTGTTAGAGCTGTGATTATCCTTAGCTGGCAACCCATCCAGCTGTTGTTCTTATCACTCTCTATGACAATGACAACATGCTGGAAGGAACCGTGTCGTCAAACTTCAGACACCTAAGCTCTGTGCAAGTGGAAGAACTTCACCCAAATGTTATATTTTCACTAAATACACTCTATAACCAATGTCCTATAACATAGCGTTCTGTGTGAAAGGGTCTGCGTAAAACCCTTCGAAATGTTACATTAAGCTCAACCAATACTGAATAAGAATGAATTAATCACTACATGCTTAGAGAACCAGAGTGGGTCAACGACAATTAAGTGTTCCTGGGAGAACCAAATTTCCATAAAGAAACCAATAAAGGCTTTCTGTTTTAGAAAATGGTGGCATGTGCATGTGGTTAAGATCCAACCAACAGGGTTGGGGTTTGATTTACacttcatacacactcatttgcACCCAACAGTAATTTGGGTTTGGGAGACAGAAGGAAATCGGAGAACCCAAAAGAAACCCAATGCAAATGTGGAGAGAACTTGACAGCAAACCAGGACTGAACCAGaccctgcttttttttccccctcatatAAGAAGGGGGGATCAATCCAAGTCTTGAAGCAAAACTCGGTGATTTACCTGTTGAAACGAGGGCTAATCCTGTTGATTAAGCATATATTCAAGCAGGGAAACATCCCAATTGGAATGGAATAGTTTACTCTATCAACTGCCTAGTGCTTAAGTCCTTATGTAATAGCCGACTATTTTGGCACCATAGCCAactctaaaaataaaaccagcCTAAATCCTGTAGCTCATGGAAGTCCAGAAGAACATACGAGGCCATGATGTGATACTTAACCAGACCTGAGAGTGAAACCTTCTACCTTTCTCCAGTCATTaatcacgtttttttttgtcagacgAAGCAGAGCAGGGACAGGAGCAGGTGTCCAGGGTCGGTTGGTCGCTCGCACACTCTGTCCGAGCCAGGTCCATCTGTTTGGATTAATTACCAAGGCTGTGCCTTGAACAGACCTGCATCTCCGTCCTATTGCAGATTATGGATTTCTAGTGGTATAGCTATGAGTAGGATGTCATTATAGTAATGGCATGACAATGTAGCTTATGTTTGAAATCTTCACATTTCACAAAGATaagcactttgttttttttattctagcgTGCTTTCCTGTATTTCATCCATCTAATACATCAGCTTGGAagatgataaagaaaataatagcaTCCAGGGTTTtctctaaaaaaacaacaaccgtAATATCAGGTAGTGCAAAAGAAGGAGGAACCTTTTACTTAATCACATACTCAACATTTTCCTTAATGTGTAGTTTCAGAGTCATTAATTTGAGCTCACAACAGGAatgagtacttttttttttttgcgttacAGTCTGCACTAATCTAGATTAGGGGTTTCTCAAAGGATCAAAATTTTTGTGGTTAGGAAGTATGGCACCCCGGCAAACCCTTGTGTAagaaaggccttttttttttttttgcaaagctcCTTTTATGTTTGCACCGACAGAACGCAAACTATTTAACACTGTCTTCagatgtagatttaaaaaagctTGGAATAGTTCTGTTGATACGTTATTTATTCCTAAACCCATGATGGAagctgatctctctctctctctctctctcagatctACGGATTACACATCAGTTTCTTGGACTCAGAAAGACAGGAAGAAATCACACAATTGTGTTGCAAATAAAAACGGGATTCTAGGTGGCGCTGTCAGACACTCACCTGGTAAGTGATGCTTAGGCATGGTGGCAGTGTGTCGCTAACACTACAATGCCTTGTTCCTGTAGACAGACCAAgttgctcactcacacacactcacacacatgcaccgtGCGCCGGCAGCGGGGAAGTGTGCGGCTTGATCGTATTCAGCTGGAATAAGAAACATCAGCTGGCGAGTGTAACCAGAGCCCTGTACCCAGACTGGATAGAAGTGCAGGGGGCTCCATGCTCTATTTTCGGCATGACCTGACAGCTAAGGCTCGAGACATAGGAGAAGGGGAGAGAAAGACAGCACCGGGTGGGGAAATGACAGACAAAAATGAAGACGACAAtgatttgtaattaatttactAGGAAAGAAACACGGTGGCACATGAAACATGTATTAAACAACTCCAATGGTGGTTGTTGTGacataaaatgtatgtttacaGATTTCTCGATTAAAGCCATGATCAGgggaaaagggggaaaaaaaaaaaatcacaaaaatagaTCAAGCATCAGCAAAGATAGAGGAAAAAAATTCCAGTAAAAAGGAAATctgtttaaatgaaaagaaaagccatgtcaaaatattttttgttgtttttgttttagcacCAGGCAATGATCAGATGAAGCTGTTGAGTCTCTGTAGTAAGACAAAGTCATTTACTGGCACCGCAAtctaaaaacaaatgaggatcgcattcctaaaaaaaatgtcttgtggGAAACTTCGAGTGAGCGCATACTTTTGGCTGAAATTTAAAAACGCATACAGAAACAGCAACAGTGAGCACATTAGGACACATAACAGCCAAGCTGTCTAACTCTTCTTTCTAAAACACTGCCGAATACCAAACCCAGAACGTTCCTGGACCTTAATTCGGCCTGCAGCTTAATTAGCAAGCAAAAGAAGAACAGATAAGTAAAGGCACTGAAATGCacaatcttttaattttttttcttaaagaaacAGATGCTGCCATCAGCCGTAGGTCCTCTTTTCATGAAACCTGGCTGACCCTTATGAAAGACTAAGGCAtgcaagcttaaaaaaaattaattaaaaacattttaactttcCCCCCATTGTTCCAGTGTTTTATGCAGAGTTTAGACGTTTACTGTAGCAACATACAACCTTTCCTTTTTCCCCCTGGAAACAATTGCTGCCTCTCTCCTACTCAATCCCTGCTACATGCCTCGATCTCACGGCTAAAACACGTCGAATGCccatgtgaataaaatattattgacaCCACAGATGCTACAAGCTAAGATTGGAAATAATTCAGGAGGGAGCGGGAGTTCATGGATGAAGATGAAtctaatgtaaatgcaaatgggCCAAAACAAATCGGATAAAATTACAGgcacttttgccttcacagTATTCCTGAGTACTGAACTTAAAGTCAATTTGTTAACAGGGAAAGATGCAAGGTTTCATCGCGTAATGACTTATCAGATAAACGCAGAGGCTAAATGTCTCTCATCGAGCCCCCCTTTTTCCATCAAAGCAGGCCAACAGAGTCCACACAGTGAGCAGGTATGAAGTGATCCCTTTCAGCCAGCAGGGGGCCCTAATGCAGAAAAACTCCTGTGTTTCAGGCCACATGATTAAaagcctatttaaaaaaaaaaaaaaaaaacaaacatctggaCCACTACACAAGGCCTTTCAGTCACAAGTACGTGGGCGTAAAGTTTTCAGCTGCTGGCAAAATGAGCCGAGGTGGGGCGTTTTCTGATCACATAACTTCACAGGAGACTCCGAGACAACCCTGCTTCCTGTCCTCCCTGCTATTGAGTTTCTTCATGCGATAATGACGGATCTCCCGGACCAAGGTGTAAAAAGCATCCTCGACTCCCTGCGTGTGAgatttaaagcaaataaaaaaacaacaacaaaaaaactaattagcaCTCATGAGAGACCTCTGAGCAATAAATGTCTTCAGCTGTCCAAGGTTTATGCTTACCTGTCTGGTCTTGGCTGAAGTTTCTACAAATTCGATGCCGTAGCTCCTGGCTAGTTCCTGAGCCTGCTTGGTGTCGACGGTTCTGGCCAAATCACATTTGTTTCCAACCAGGACCATGGGCACGTCATCAGAGTCCTTCACTCGCTTGATCTGCtctctggggggaaaaaaaagaaacaaattaagCAAATGAGGCGAGTAAGAAAGTgaataagagaaaataaaagtagtGAGAGAAGGAATTAATCaagaaattaagtaaaataagtaATTATAAAACAAAGGAACAATGGAGGGATGGAAGGTGAGAGAGAAGGAAGAGATGAGCgatgaatggaaaaaaattaatagattGAAAGAAGGAAGGAACAATGGATAGAAGTGATggatgaaaagaaagaaggaagacAAAACACTAATGTAAATAAGGAAGGAAGAATGGAGTGATGGATGCAGGatagaaggaagaaaaaaaggaatgatgGATGGAAGGAAGGAGAGTATAAAGGAGTTAAGAGGTTCATGGAAGTGATGAATAGGAGAAGAAATAGTAAGTAAAGAAAGAATGAACTATTAATGAAtgaaagtaaacaaacaaacaagtaaacaacTAAGGATAGGTAGAGCTAATAAAGAAGGTATGGAGGCCAGTAAGTAAGGATGGATGGAAGAAAGTAAGAATAAACGTAAATGTCCAAATAATAAAGTCTAGACCAAGGTAGGGAGTAAATAACTATGGAAGTATCTCACGAAATATAGAAATCAAGCAAGGATGTATGcaagtataaaagtatataagtaaaataaaaaaaagcaaataaaaaaaatataaaagtaagtAGCATGTtccagaaaaaaatttaaaagacacgaggcacacactgaagggaagtaattaaataaagaacagagtactgaaaaaaattaagaaaggaAGTACGAAAACAATAATGGAGGTAATTACGGAAAAAGGGAAGCTTAGGAATAAGCAAAGAATGACTTAGATAATGAGGAATGGTGTAGATCATTGTTGAGCTATAGTAGAGATgggattagtttaaaaaaatcaatgattACTTTTGAGGTAGTAGAACGTTGCAGTTCCCATATAATTCTACAGGTGATGTGCTCCAAACTAATCACACACTGGCAGACAGAACAGCAGTGTGTGCTAGGCTTGTTTAAGACTGTTACTTTACTAtcagtatatttataaaatcaaaatgcATTTCAAATAGGTACTTTCTGGTTTAGCATCCCCTacaacatataaaatatttttaaatagtggGGGTGGTTGATGGGTTTATATGGTCATAGTGTATGTGAAACTCGATTGACTTATTTACACAATCAGGAGGTAGTTATAGGTATTTatactgatgttattttaacttCCATTAAAGGTTGTGGAACTAGAAATCGTTCCATTGTGTCACGCTAACTCACCCACCTGTACAAATGCACGTCTGCGAAAGACTTGGTGTTGTTGATGGCAAACACGCAGAGGAAGCCCTCTCCAGTCCTCATGTACTGGTCTCTCATAGCGCTGTACTCCTCCTGTCCTGCcgtgtccagaatgtccagcaAACACGTCTCCCCGTCGATCACCACCTGCTTCCTGTAAGAGTCCTGGATAAAGATCCAGCCTTCTAATTAACTTCTAATGAAAAATTTATTCGCTCCACACTTGACTAATAAATACAACAGCTGTGAATCTTACTTAGACAGCGGGATTGAATCACAAAAActgatttgtaattttttatttaatagcaCTAATGATCATCAAATTTGTTACGAGCAGTTATGTTTCTTAAAAGATTTGAAAGCATTTAAAAGTACAAAACATATGTAATATGCACTGTGTAACTTTTGTtgctaatttcttttaaaaaacagcaaGATTGTGAAAcaggagcatgttcgtaagtcagattcgtttgtaagtccgacaaagtgagtcttaatACCTCTCTCAACTAGACAGAGGCAGCGCAGTGGCCACAAGTACGGTTTATTGCGATTTACTGGGAGTTTTAGCAGTTTTACCGCAGTGATTATGTTTCCAATGTCTTAATCCTTAAAAATTTCTGGTCCTCACGGGAGCTTGCAGACCCTGCAGAACACCTCTTGGAATGTTTGGCGGTCACTCTGCACTGCGTCTCACTGCGAGTCAAACCATGTAGATATGAAAGGTttatatgcctttgacacaaatgtacaatgtaaagcatgaaaaactaaacacacaggtttggtgttttggttccgCAATATACTCTCAAGAGACTCCGCCTCCAAATTGCAATGGGAATTCCGGTGTCGCAGTGGGGTCAGCTGACCTTGTTTAAAGGCATCCCCGGGAAGACAACgctacatggtgtttactgtGTGCTTAAACAGACGGCATGGTGTTTACTGTGTGCATTAAATTCCTGCATTTATCGTCTGTGCCAAACTCCactccagtaggtggcagtattgcaccAACCACCGTCAATCTTTAAAGTAGATAATAGCAATTTTTGagaatttagcattttaaattgtaCCTTAATAGTTGAAAAGGTGAGGGGAGGGGGGTTGCATTGATTCAAAATCAAAAACTGATCCATCAATTCGATCACGTTTGGCacaatactgccacctactggactggagttcAGAAAGACGATTGCTTTATattagacagacagaaaataGAGAGCATTGATTCAGGCGGCACGGTGATATAGTGGGTGggatgtgcatggagtttgcatgttctccctgtgcttggtgggtttcctccaggcactCCGATTTccgcccacagtccaaagacatgcaatttccctctggaattaataaagttctttgaatcttgaatctttaaTAACTGGGGTTCCCAATTTGCCCATGAATGAagtttggtgtgtgtgcgtgtgatgtgtgtcctgcgatggattggcaccctgtccagggtgttttccgcctcatgccccaagtctcctgggatggactCCAGGCCCCGccccccccgtgaccctgtactgGATAAAGCAGgacagacgatgagtgagtgagagcatTAATTCACAATAAAAAACTGATCCATCAATTGAATCATGGTTggtgcaatactgccacctactggactggagctCATAAAGACGATTGCTTCGTATTAGACatggtttaaagaaaaaaaaaaacaacctcacAGCGCATTTTAGATACATTGTGTAGttcttaataatttaaaacctgTCAGAAATATAACTGCTTGTAAAAAACATTACTGCTACTGGAAATCAAGCCCAAAAATCGAGATGAATCAAATCAACAGTCTACCCATGATTCACAGGCAAAAGATcgattaaactgaataatctATTAAATCTCACAGCTCTAATAaaagactaataataataacctaataAACTACCTAACTGTTGTCATGTGtatgcaaatatataaacatagtTTTATGACCCAGCACTGACTGTGGTCTCTGAGTGGGAGGGACAGTCTCAACCTTTCCCTTGTCAATCATGAGGACACTAAATGCCATATCTATTTGCTCATGTATGCAGAAGAGGGTAGATAGCTCTTTTTCTTATGATGTGCTTAGCTCCATAGCTCACGTGGGATGCACTGGCATCAGAGGAAGCCCACAGTTAACCTTCACCCTCCCTAATTATTCACTGTGGTTTGAAAGGTGAGAACCAGCCTGTGGTTAAAACTGAAAGTCTTCCTCCTCCACAAAGAAGCATCACAATCCTACTAAAAATATCTGAGTTCTAATATCCGTGGTGTAAGATGTTCATGCTTGGTGGTACCTCTATAGTGGGGTCGTATTCGTCCACAAAGTGGTTCTGGATGAGCTGGATGGTAAGCGCGCTCTTCCCTACACCACCTGCTCCCACCACCACCAGCTTATACTCGGTCATCCTGCAGCCGTTGTCTTAcctaggggggaaaaaaaacaaggacacAGAGCCGGTTAAGAACTGGGCATCCATCGTACAATTCTATTAAATCTATTTACGTGGCCCATCTCAGCTGTAAAAGATCCCGCCAGACTGCACCCGGTGAAAGAGAGGAGGTAAGGGGGACGAGGGACGGGGTACTGAAACTGAGCTGCTTTGCAAACTGAGTGCTgggaataaaattaaaatagcaGCGGACTTAGTAACAGAAAGCCCTCGTTAC
This region of Clarias gariepinus isolate MV-2021 ecotype Netherlands chromosome 9, CGAR_prim_01v2, whole genome shotgun sequence genomic DNA includes:
- the nras gene encoding GTPase NRas, with translation MTEYKLVVVGAGGVGKSALTIQLIQNHFVDEYDPTIEDSYRKQVVIDGETCLLDILDTAGQEEYSAMRDQYMRTGEGFLCVFAINNTKSFADVHLYREQIKRVKDSDDVPMVLVGNKCDLARTVDTKQAQELARSYGIEFVETSAKTRQGVEDAFYTLVREIRHYRMKKLNSREDRKQGCLGVSCEVM